In the Dolichospermum flos-aquae CCAP 1403/13F genome, AGCATCTGATTTGAATGCAGAACTAGAGAAAGCTATCTCCCAACTTCGACAAAAGGTAGTGCTACAAGCACTGCAAAAAGTGGAAGCACAACTCAAGGGTGGTATTAGCGCAGATGCTCAACAAATTTTAATTGATCGTAGCATCGCACAACTGGGAGGCGAGATATGAAAAGTGATGCAGCAACCGCTGAAGTATCTCAGCCTTATGCACAGGCACTGTTATCCATTGCTCAATCTCAAAACTTAACAGAAGAGGTTGGGGGAGACGCACGGACTTTCTTGAGCTTATTAACAGGGAGTCAAGAACTCACAAGCTTTTTGAGTAATCCCTTTGTTAAGCCAGAGAACAAGAAAAATGTCCTTAAACAATTACTTGGTGAAGGTGTAAACCTCTGCCTCCGTAACTTTTTACTGCTGTTAGTTGACAGAAGACGGATTGCTTTCTTAGAACCAATTTTACAGCAGTATTTAGTGCTATTACGCCAACTAAATCAAACTGTATTAGCTGAAATTACTTCTGCGGTTCCGTTGACCCAAACCCAACAGCAAGCAATTACAGAAAAGGTAATTACTCTGACCAAAGCGCGTCAAGTGGAATTAGCCACGAAAATAGACAGCGATTTAATTGGTGGTGTAATTATCAAAGTTGGTTCTCAAGTAATTGACGCTAGTTTGCGTGGACAAATACGTCGTCTTTCTTTGCGTTTAAGCAGTAACTAAAAAGTTCTGATAAATGTCAGTAGTCAATAGTCAATAAAAAACAACTGACAACTGACAACTAACAACTAACAACTGACAACTGACAAATGAGTATTTCCATTAGACCTGACGAAATCAGCAGTATCATCCAACAACAAATCGAGCAATATGACCAAGAGGTTAAAGTTGCTAACGTTGGTACAGTGCTACAAGTAGGTGACGGTATTGCCCGGATTTATGGCTTGGAAAAAGCTATGGCTGGGGAACTCCTAGAATTTGAAGATGGCACAATTGGTATCGCCCAAAACTTAGAAGAAGATAACGTTGGTGCGGTACTGATGGGCGAAGGTCGGAGTATTCAAGAAGGTAGCTCTGTAACCGCTACTGGTAGAATTGCCCAAGTAGGCGTAGGTGACGCTCTCATTGGTCGCGTTGTTGATGCTTTGGGTCGTCCTATTGATGGTAAAGGTGATCCAAAAACAACCGAAACTCGGTTAATTGAATCTCCTGCCCCTGGGATTATTGCTCGTCGGTCTGTACATGAACCGATGCAAACAGGGATTACCGCTATTGACTCCATGATTCCCGTCGGCCGTGGTCAACGGGAATTAATCATTGGTGACCGTCAAACTGGTAAGACAGCGATCGCTATTGACACCATCATCAACCAAAAAGGTGAAGATGTAGTTTGCGTTTACGTGGCTATCGGTCAAAAAGCTTCCACCGTTGCTAACGTAGTTCAAACCTTACAAGAAAAAGGCGCGATGGACTACACAGTAGTTGTTGCGGCTAACGCCAGTGACCCAGCTACCCTCCAATTCCTCGCACCCTACACAGGCGCTAGTATTGCTGAGTATTTCATGTACAAAGGCAAAGCGACCTTAATCATCTATGATGATCTTTCCAAGCAAGCACAGGCTTATCGCCAAATGTCCTTGCTCCTCCGTCGTCCACCCGGTCGGGAAGCCTATCCTGGAGACGTATTCTACATTCACTCTCGCTTGTTGGAACGTGCTGCTAAACTCAGCGATGAATTAGGTAAAGGCAGTATGACTGCTCTACCTATCATTGAAACCCAAGCTGGTGACGTATCTGCATACATTCCTACCAACGTAATTTCTATTACTGACGGTCAGATTTTCTTGTCTTCTGACTTGTTTAACTCTGGTATCCGTCCCGCTGTAAACCCCGGTATCTCTGTATCCCGTGTAGGTTCTGCGGCGCAAACCAAGGCAATGAAAAAAGTTGCTGGTAAAATCAAACTAGAATTGGCTCAGTTTGACGACTTACAAGCTTTCGCACAATTCGCTTCTGATTTAGACAAAGCCACTCAAGACCAGTTGGCGCGTGGTGTCCGTTTACGGGAACTCTTAAAACAGCCCCAAAACGATCCTCTCTCCGTAGCTGAACAAGTAGCGGTTCTTTACGCTGGTATTAACGGTTACTTAGATGACATTGCCGTTAACCAAGTAACTAGCTTTGCTCTAGGTCTACGTGGCTACTTGAAGAATGTTAACACTGCATACTTCCAAGGCGTACA is a window encoding:
- the atpA gene encoding F0F1 ATP synthase subunit alpha; its protein translation is MSISIRPDEISSIIQQQIEQYDQEVKVANVGTVLQVGDGIARIYGLEKAMAGELLEFEDGTIGIAQNLEEDNVGAVLMGEGRSIQEGSSVTATGRIAQVGVGDALIGRVVDALGRPIDGKGDPKTTETRLIESPAPGIIARRSVHEPMQTGITAIDSMIPVGRGQRELIIGDRQTGKTAIAIDTIINQKGEDVVCVYVAIGQKASTVANVVQTLQEKGAMDYTVVVAANASDPATLQFLAPYTGASIAEYFMYKGKATLIIYDDLSKQAQAYRQMSLLLRRPPGREAYPGDVFYIHSRLLERAAKLSDELGKGSMTALPIIETQAGDVSAYIPTNVISITDGQIFLSSDLFNSGIRPAVNPGISVSRVGSAAQTKAMKKVAGKIKLELAQFDDLQAFAQFASDLDKATQDQLARGVRLRELLKQPQNDPLSVAEQVAVLYAGINGYLDDIAVNQVTSFALGLRGYLKNVNTAYFQGVQGSKALGDAEEAALKAALTEFKKTFQAAA
- the atpH gene encoding ATP synthase F1 subunit delta, producing the protein MKSDAATAEVSQPYAQALLSIAQSQNLTEEVGGDARTFLSLLTGSQELTSFLSNPFVKPENKKNVLKQLLGEGVNLCLRNFLLLLVDRRRIAFLEPILQQYLVLLRQLNQTVLAEITSAVPLTQTQQQAITEKVITLTKARQVELATKIDSDLIGGVIIKVGSQVIDASLRGQIRRLSLRLSSN